Below is a window of Arabidopsis thaliana chromosome 2, partial sequence DNA.
AAGATGACTCAAGCAAGAGGTGTCACATGAAGGATCACGAAATATTTGCTTCCTACGATATTTTACACGTCTTCTCAAAGTTTCTCACCTTTACATTGTTTGCTTTGGTTCGGtttagattctctcttttgctGCTTTTATCACTTTTGTAAAACTCGAAACcggttttggttcggtttagattctctcttttgctGCTTTGATCACTTTTGTAAAACTCGAAACcggtttttgattctttttttccttcgaaACTTAAATGATATCTTTAAACCAAAACGAACCAAACTAAATCACACAATTACGATCCGGtttgaagatattttgttgTCCGTAGGATTCTGATTCCGAGTCTCTAGTtccaaagagaagagaacatCTGTGAGAGATCTGAGACGTCTGGAAatgtgaagaaaacaaaaaaaaaaaagatctgagagagagagtttcgAAATTCTCGTGTTCGTAAGCAAAAATGGTttgggagaaagagaagatcgTCGGAAGTTGTATAGTCGGAGGAGCTGCGTTCGCCGTCGGAGCTTCTTTCCTTCATCTTTTCCTTAAAGGTGAGCTTCCGTTAGGATTAGGTTTAGGTTTGTCTTGTCCATGGCGCATTTTGAGAAAACGAAAACCTGTTCGCGTTTACATGGATGGTTGCTTCGATATGATGCACTATGGCCACTGCAACGCTCTTCGTCAAGCTCGTGCTCTCGGTGACCAATTGGTCGTCGGTGTTGTTTCCGACGAAGAAATTATAGCCAACAAAGGACCTCCTGTTACTCCTCTTCATGAAAGGTTTCTCTTTCTCGAGATTACAAATTCATTGTTTCTGGTGATTTCAATTgcgttttgtttgattttgattttgatttcgttATGTATAGAATGACAATGGTGAAAGCTGTGAAGTGGGTGGATGAAGTTATATCTGATGCTCCTTACGCTATTACGGAAGATTTCATGAAGAAATTGTTCGATGAGTATCAGATCGATTACATTATCCATGGTGATGATCCTTGTGTTCTTCCTGATGGTACTGATGCTTATGCACTTGCTAAGAAGGCTGGTCGTTACAAGCAGATTAAGCGCACTGAAGGAGTTTCTAGCACTGATATCGTTGGTAATTTGACGTATCCCCTTCTGATTTCATTTTAAGCTCGCATCAGCTGACTTTTGAAACGTCTAATTTCATCATTTTCGATTTGTGATTTCTGAGCAGGTCGTATGCTTCTTTGTGTAAGAGAAAGATCCATTAGTGACACTCATAGTCGTTCCTCTCTGCAAAGGCAATTTAGTCATGGGCATAGTAGCCCAAAGTTTGAGGATGGAGCTTCTTCTGCTGGTACTCGTGTCTCGCATTTTCTTCCTACTTCCCGCAGGATTGTTCAGTTCTCCAATGGAAAGGTATGCATATTTTAAGAGTTTCTTGTCCTCAAGTTAATGTATTGCATACTTGTATTTGCAAGTTTATCGTAGTGTTTGTTGCTTTATGATATACTAGGTAGGACAAGTACATGACCCTTGATTTCTAATAGCTATGCAAGGGGCTCTGAGAGTCTGAGCTTACTGTTTTTCTAgttgttttggttattaaaGAGAACGGTCTCAAACAGCAGTTTCGTCATCATTATGGAACACTGTCTGGTTCAGTCTTGTTCTTGAAGTTACTGGTTCACACTTTCTATGACTGTTTCACCAATTATTGGATACTTTTATGTGCTTATcgtatatttttcttcttaagtGACAGAATGTTACTTCACATCTCATTTTATGACCTATTCCAAGTCATATACCTGCTAGATGTATCTCaagattatttttcttgatagaTTCACGAATCCCTTTCTTCTGTCATTTTACTCCATTACCTCAGTGCTCCTTCTCATATTTTATCTGGGGTTGATCAAGTTTACATTCTTATTGTAACAGGGGCCAGGACCTGATGCACGCATTATCTACATAGATGGTGCTTTTGATCTTTTCCATGCTGGCCATGTTGAGGTATATTAATTGGTGCATACAACATACAGTTCACTTTATATGTGAGGAGTGGTGTTTTAATACCGTTACATGAACAATGGGTGTAAGGTTAACCATATTAATGATACATTTTATGCTTATATAAAGTAAAGAAGTAGAAGTGAGTGGGATTGAGCGACCATTTAGTTTATTCTGccaatttatttgttattaaattacTTAATTCGTACAGATTCTTAGACGTGCTCGAGAGCTTGgagactttcttcttgttggtaTACATAATGACCAGACTGTCAGGTTAAAAAAGCTCAATTTTGGCAATTTGCtttattgatttctttccagtttatttggttatatttCCCTTTCATGCCCTGGCAAGTATTATGGGGTTTGATCAATATGATTGGTGGTGTTAGTTTTAGGCTAAAATATAGGTCTTGGTGTCTAATCTTAATTCTTAGCTGtatgaaaaaatttaaatgtgcATAAATTCATCTCTGCTTAAATTTGTCTGACCAAATTGTACTTGGTATACGTTGCTGTGCAGTGCTAAACGAGGAGCGCATCGCCCTATTATGAATCTCCATGAAAGGAGCTTAAGCGTTCTGGCGTGCCGCTACGTGGATGAGGTGATAATTGGTGCTCCATGGGAAGTGTCGAGAGATACGGTGAGCTTCTCTGCACTTTGCTTAATAACAATACCCAAACGGCTTTCATGAAATGCTATTTTTGACATTGATTTGAACATTGCAGATCACGACATTTGACATCTCGTTGGTGGTACATGGGACAGTAGCCGAGAGCGATGATTTTCGAAAGGTAAAACAACATTCAAGTGTGTATATATTAGGTAAAAGACAAAGAGCTATGGTTTCTCAGAATGTGGTTGTTGATTTGACAGGAGGAAGATAATCCGTATTCTGTACCAATTAGCATGGGCATATTCCAAGTTCTAGATAGCCCTCTTGATATCACAACGTCCACCATAATCAGGAGGATTGTAGCAAACCATGAAGCTTATCAGGcaagtttcttttctttgctcattcttaattttcttcttcctggTTTACTTGAACGTTGTCTCACTCAAAATTGTTCTGTAATCTATAGAAACGTAATGCGAAGAAGGAAGCTAGCGAGAAAAAGTATTACGAGCAGAAGTCGTTTGTGTCCGGAGACTGATAGAGCTATATGCTTAGCTTTTTAAATCTATCTACATCTTGTACTTTGACTATAGTAGGATGTTTTTGGTTGAGACTCCAAATGCTACATACTACATTTTGCTatctagtttttactttaCATAAAGAGGGCCATTGATGGTTTTAGTACCAATTgcatcttttattttcactcTTTTGGATCTTTCATTTTACCTTTTACTTACTTTATTTACTGCCACAAATATCCTTATTGGctgaaacaaatattttagattGTGCATGtgttacatatataaagattcttataagttataagtTATAAGCTGCCTATAAGTCACTCACAATAatgattctttttatattctaTAATCTAAagcaaaacacataaattcaacttacaatattattttaatcaacTAAAAGATAGAGTCATTCATTTTACGTAGTTCCACCAAGGCATTGAGAGCTAATTGAGATACAAAACCATTATTATCATTTTCCGGTGATTTAGATCATCCATGATAACCGTCTACTAGAACAattgtatattatttatcttttggaATACCAACATTTTTAACTTACATTCATAAGTTTGGCATACTCCAAAAACTACGAGACCATGAGATACTGAATATACATCCGACAATTTTTGGCAattgtttgataatttttcATCTGAACTGAACATTGTTTGTGTTATCAATTCATATGAAGACAATATATTAGGTGAGAGTCATCCAACCAATCATCTTTTCATATACAATACATATGAGGTtcaatataacaaaaactatactttttcaaaacaaattcatacatatttttaaaaaatatacaatgaTTATTCTAAAATATTCAGTCTAAtactattaatattatatattattatatttttaattataaattgagATTTCTGATGTAAGTCATGTACAGATACTGAACATGGTGACTTAAATGGACAAACTACCATACTAAAAACACTTCATAATATACAATTTGTCTCCCTCTAAACCAATACGCTCACCACAACTGCTTTTTCAACCACCTCGCCgttgattttcttataatcatCTATGATCACCTCATGATAATCTTAGAATATTGCGTTCTTTCGAAAAGGTCCACGATAGATTTTATCGGAGTCAAATAGACCTTCATATGCGACTAAAGTCGCTCCAACCGGGTGTGTTCGAAGACGCTTTAATGCCTGTTTAAGGGTTTGATACTTATAGATGTATGTGGTGTTGAACATTTTTTCGTCTAGAATAGGTAACCACTTTGTGGTACATGAAGGTCTTTGCCCGTTCATCTCCAATCGTTCTCTAGGTATACCAAACTTTTTTATGAACCTGACCACCACGTAGTACTTTAGCATCTACATACTTGCGTGGATCGACCTTTTGCAAAAGATATTCTCTACACAACCGCTCATAGTTTTCTTCCCAACCATGTAATACACGGGATACACTTACCAGGTTAGTGGACTATGAGTTATTATTTTAGCTTATTCAAACTATATGTTAtttatgacatatatatatatatatatattatttttaatacatttataaatgTTTGGTGAAAATAATAgttcatataaatttttttacatgtaaatttgaattaattttacaCCCTATTATATTACTCAATTTGAATCATGAAAAATTCTGCACAAATTGTGGTTTAATTCTACTAAAATCAAgttaaataatgaaaaaaaaatatatagtataaaaaatCAAGGAGTCAAGCATTGATTTTGCACAGATCCAATTACGAGGATCAACTCTCCTGAGAGGTTGAGACTTGATGCCCGGCAAATATTGTATATGTTAACATAAGAGATTATTTGGTTATACTACTATcctttttatttcctttaatAAATGGTACaaacttaaattttattagttttggcTGTAACTAAGTTAATTTAATACTATGTCAAACCATGAAGTGACCGTTTTGTTGGGCCTCTTCTACTTTTCAGAGGAGTTTTTTTATAAGCAAGTTTaaaagttttgacttttggCTCTAAAAAAGTTGTAACTTTTTGCATATCTtttatacaacaaaaattagtttttgctcttcttattattagtcTCATCATTTTCATTGCACAGATTGTGAATCTTACTGTCCGTATATAAATTCATTCAAAGCCCAACTAGATTTAAAAGCCCACTATTGGCCCAGCTtcatttagggttttcttttttttttgtatctatgTGTACACATTCCCTTCAACGCAAGAAATCAGAAGAACTGAAAAAGGGTTTTGAAGGTTGAAACAATGACGACGACGATTTCCAAAGGATTTGAAAGAGGAGATTCTTTCTAGGGTTCCTTGACATCTATGAAAGCAGTGAGATTAACTTGCAATATAGTTTTCATCAACAGGTACAGTTTTCATcaatatagtttattttataatctataGCAATACACATGAATTCTACTTGCAATAGAAATAGTCTTGCACTTAAAGTAGCAGTGGCAGCTAACTCGCTTCTGTTGAGAATAACCGAGAAACAAGTTCCAGAGCTCCCCACATAGGTGCATCATTCTGTTTTTAGACccacaaaacataaaacttttatCAGCAATTTCCAGGTTGTGAAAGATCATATATAAATTGCGTATGGAACTTACAAGATAAACAAGATCAAATGACTCGCGGTAGCTCTCAAGACTCTTCTCAATGTTATCGTTCCTGTAGAAATAAGATTAGTAGTTATGAGGAGACCGAAACAGAGAGGAGGcaaaatagaagaagagaaaaactcACAGAAACCCAATAGATATCCGAGTCTCATAATCCAGTCCATCAGACATCCTTAAATCCCCCAAATGATCTCCCATAAGCAAAACattccttctctctttcatgtttacattttcttcatcttcctcaccAATGTCAACACCAAGTCGATCATGAAGTGGAGCAGCCATGTCTAAAGCGTGTTCGTTTTTGTTTAGCACGTGAATTAGCTTTCCTGTATTGTGAAAGGTAAAGAGACTATAGTTTATAATAGCATGACATAAATCAAATGCTTGATACTTTCTGAGAGAGATTTCAGTTTTCCAGAGGAAAAACCACAAATGTGAGTTGATGAATGCGCTTAAATGAATGATGAAACACCAACCAAATATTATACCTTTGAAAGACACGAGCTGTCCATCATCATTGAACACCATCCTGTTAGATACAATCTTAACATTCTTGAAAGTTCTATCAAGGTTCTGCCTCAAAACCTGGTAAGAATGTGAGTATGCAACAAAAGCATATTCATTATAGAGGCAGCAGAAGTAGGAGAGTAACTCTAATAAACTAATACTCTTTAGAGTCACCTCTTCAATGACATCAGCAAGTCCTGCTGAAAAAATCAGAACAGGGATCTCCTTTTTCTGAAACAGATTGCAAATAAGGTGGATTAAGATACTAATAGTTGTTCCTCACCATTAAAGTATAACTCTacaaaacatgattgaatTCCATTTATTTACCTCCAAAAATTCGAAAAGTTCAGACACACCTTCTCTAAAAGCTATGGAAGAATTCGCAACAGATTTCTTGATTGCGTCATATGTCAAACCTCCCTCAATGAGAAGCTCATGAGTTTTACCCCACCTCATcattcacaacaacaaaaagtttatCACTTGTTTGTCCAAACTAGAGTATCAAAAGACAAGCCAAATGTGATTGATAAGAAGAGGAGTATATACCATTCTTCCATGAGTTTGGTTTTCTCATCAATGGGAATCACAGGAGAAATCTCAAGAGGATGATAGTGATCATATAAGGCTTGCCTCTTAGCATCGTAATATGCGTCTCCTTGCTGCAAGAGGCCATGACTGGCTATATATAAAGGTTTCAACTTTGATTGCATTTGGTTTagtgagaagagaagaatataATTGATCAAATGAAACATACTCTGCCTTCCTCGAAGTCCATTGACTCGGTATCTCGTTAAAGTCGCATCGAAATCTGCAATTACCTTTACAAAATTCGCAGGATAGACCAACACAGCACAAAGTTTAAgcattgagaaaaaaaaaaaaaacttcggAGATAGGAGTGGGAAAGACCTGGAATTTGGAAGGACCCGCGTCACGAATTAGAGTCATCTTATCGGTGAGAGCTCGAGGATGAGCTATCACAGTGTTGGCAGATAATTCACACGGTTCCATTTGATGATTCTGAGAGAAAACAAGGGAAAAAACGGACAATGTTTGAGAATTTTTCTATTGAAACTGAGAgtgagagggagagagatagagactGACGTCGTGACGGAAGTAGCAAGAAGAATGTGTTTGCGGGTGATTATGGCAGACGATGGAGAAACGAATCGACGACGGCGCGTGAAAGCGCGTGCAGAAACTGATAACGCGCATCAATTAATTTGGTCGGAGCAATTTTATTCTGCATTACTTACGTCTAAATGGGCCAAAATAGCCTTATTGTCTCTCTGTTGGGTCtcttaattgattttaatcaTTCTAATTCATAACTAAGGAAATTATCATCACATATTCAAAGTCTTAATTGAGATGTAAATAAgcaagaaaattattttagaaaaaaatctactaTGTATAAAAAAGGTAAGGACTTTAACCACAAGATCATAGAATAGTTCATGAAgttaatcaagaaaaaacaccaaaaagaaTTCAAGCAGAGACAACATGGCTTATGGTAAGCTCCACAAGGCATGTGAGAGTGCTAAGAGAGCTCTCTGTCGCCAGCAGCTAGTCTCTGTAGAGGCCAATTCCCCTCTTTGATGGTCTTAATTTCTCTTTGCCACTCTCAAGAGCTTGTTTTGAGGAGCTGAACATTGACTTGATCGAGATGACCATGGGTCCCGTGAAGAAGGCCCAAACAAGTGTAAAAGGTTTGAGTTTtgacacacacaaaaaaaagttgaaacctTTTGTATTCAGAAGAGATTAAAAGTTTCTTGATAATCtctataaacaattttaaagttttgactTTGACTCTAAATAAGTAGTAACCTTTTTGTAATCTCTATACAACAAAACGAGTTCTTGCTCTTACTCTTACCATTTCATTGCACATTTTTCTACACGAAATGTAAATCTTAATTTTGGTTACTTCCTATTTACAAAGTCTCCATAACTGTCCAACCAAAAAACGTTGCAACAAATGAGTAGAAGCAGATACTAAATCACACCACAAGTGTGTGAAGTGAAACTTAGAGAGGCTTGAAGTAGAGATGATCATCAGAGAAAAGAACCCTAAAAGCTTGTCTGCATCTACACTTCAATCTAATTACAAACCCATCTCCAGATCTCTCTATCCTCATCCCTCCtccacaatcttcttcttcttccaactCCTCTTGCTCCTTCTGCAATTTCACCGTAAACTTATCAAAACCAGTACTTGCGATCTTTAagactaaaaaaaagaaagcagaaTTGATTAGAGAAGAACATCAAACCTCATAAGCATAGTTAGTCTCTCCACGATTCATCACCTCTACGCATTTGTTAACCATCTTCATCGTCTATTTTACCAAAACCAATTCAAGATTCTTCATTAGTAGTTCAAAACAAGAAGTGAAAACAAAGATTAGAGAAACGCTTAATAGTTATATAACAACCTCTGTATCAGTAACAGACGGCGTCGCTTCTTGCTTCTCCGAAACAGAGCTAGTGAGATTCGTGTACCGGCTCGTGTCATGAACAGAGGAAGTTTGTGTTTCCGGGGAAGTgaagagaggaggagaagtGGTAAAGATTGGGTTTTGAGGGGAGAGTTTTCTGCGTTTGGGGAGATCGGATTCGTCGGAAACAGGGGAGGCGCGTTTCAATGGAGGAGTGATTTCATCGGCGGAGAACAAGGATGATGGAGGAGAGTAGTCGTACGGTGGTGAAGTGAGACGGAGGAGAGAAAGATCAATGTCGTCGAGGCTGAGATTGTTGTTACGCTCTTGAAGTTCTTCTTCCATTATCATCTTCTTAAGTCTTCTTGCTTCCTTCCTTCCTTCTCTGATTGTCAATAATTTCTCTGGAAAACGAAAATAAGTTTGAGAGAATGTGAAGAAAGACTTGGAAGTTGAAAAGTATATATAGACTCGGTTTAAAGATTCCGGTTCAATTGCGGtttaaagatttaatattttttactttttaaattttgtcaaattaaattaaaccgGTTCAATTTCGGTTTAAAAACCACTCCGGCGATAATTGTGACATCCTAACATTGAATTATCACCGCCGGACTGATGAGTGTCGCCGGCGTCCACCGTTTTAGTCTTCCTCTCCCGCCGGTACTCTTATTTTCTCTTGCTCTCACGAACCCCTGATGTTTGAGCTGAATTACTAATCTTGCTGCTCTGTTTCCACTTTTCAGAAGTGTTCTCTCCGTACTTTTAGCGTCCTCGCCAATGGCAAGCGCACTCAATCTCTGCTACCACATCACTTCTCCGTATTCAACCAAAGTCACCGACTTGTTACCTCCTTGAGTCACAATGTTGGtcttttttctcctcttaATGGTTGCTTTGATTGAGAATTGGTCCTGTGATCAGTTTGTTTTGAATTAGAAATGTGCTCTTACCTCTTTATCTGTACTTGTCTTTCACATCAATTCTTAGGTTTCCAACAAATCTGATGCAGAGGCAGAGCGTTCCTGTGATGAAGGTATACCTATTTCAACTTCTTTAGTCCTCTAGTTGACACATTCATTCCTTAACTTGAGATTTCACACTGTGTTCTCTTCTTTCTAGGAGAAATGTTGGATAAGAATAGGATAAGCAAGAAAAACCCGTTTGTTTCGGAAGAGTATGTGATATactaaatctttcttttggtAGATTTTTTCTATGACTCTATGCTGGTGCTTGTGAGTTTGAATATGGAGTTTACTAGTTGTTTGTTTCTTACGTTTTGTTTAAGAATCAAGAGGAACCAATATCACCGATTATGTTATCTCTTCTTTCAATACTCAAtttcaaacatgttttctgCCTCTTGTTTATGTGTGGAATGTTTTGGTTCAAATATTTGCCTTAGCTACTTATTTTTCCACTTCTTTGGTAATTATGACAATGTCATTTGTATTTCGGATATGGTTCTGTCCAAATATTAGCTAAGATGCTTTCGGTTCACATTGTATTTCTGGAAGGATTTGGGGAATCAATATGATTTTAACATTAACAATATGCTTTCCTTTTCATAAATTTGCCTGCCTTGATATGCTACCAAAATTGTAGGCTTCtcaagaagttgaagagaTATGGACTCTCTGGAATATTATCCTATGGGTTACTTAATACAGTCTATTACTCCACAGCTTTCCTCTTGGTCTGGTGAGTAGAATCGAATTTTGACCGTATATGCTCTGTGTAAAGCTACAAGAACATTGTTCTCCATCATAACATACTTGAGCCAGAACAATGAcgattatctatattgttgtATATAGGTTTTATGTGGCTCCAGCACCGGGAAAAATGGGTTATCTTGCTGCGGCTGAGAGGTATGGAATATTTTTCAGTATTTCTTAGAGTTAAAGGGACGTGATAGATTCGTGTAGCATACAGATTTCTTAAAGTGATGGCCATGGTCTGGGCTGGAAGCCAAGTTACTAAGCTCATCAGAATCGGAGGGTAAGTAGCGAATATAAGTTTCTTACTCAGTTAGTTCTCTATAGCTTAAGAACATCAGTGTGCTCTCATTATAGTTTCATGGAGGAAGCTGTTTAACTGCTTCCTGCCAGATCATGATGATGCACTCCGAATCTTTCATATTGTCTCATCATGATAGATGTGCAGACTATGGCATTATTGTTTGAGCATCAATAATCAGAAAATCATATGATATGCAAAGTtcataaatgtaaaatatttgtattagtAGGTCCTGAAAAAGTGCCAAGTACTTCAACCTTTTCATGTGTAGGTCTAGAAGAGAGAAGTAATTGTTTCAGTTTGATCCTTTGGCGCCTAGTAGACAATGCAAATCCTTTCATATTCAGTCAAAATGAACAATTCATAACAATGTATCAACTATAAGTTTGTTCTCGTTTACGTGTAGAGAACATGTTAAGTTCTTAGGTGACAAGGTAATGCTAGGAGAAGTGGTCATAATGTATTAGTAGTAGCTAACTATTTTGCTAGAGAAAGTAGTTCAAAACCAGTTATAGCATAGTAGATGGATGCAGGACAGTCGCACTTGCACTTGCATTTGTAGTTTTGATTGTTATTGCCGACCTTATCTTGTTGTGATGTTGTTACCCATGAAGAATGTTGATGGATGCAGGGCAGTCGCACTTGCACCTATTGTTGATAGAGGATTGTCGTGGTTTACAGTAAAATGCAACTTTGAAAGTCAGGGAAAAGTGAGGCACCTAAATTACTCTTGAGTAATACATATGTAGATagttgatgatggtgatgaaaGAGTAATTAAATTCTGGATGCATTGCTTTTGACAGGCTTTTGGCGCACTGGTTGGGATATGTCTTGGTATGGCTTTGATGCTATTTATCGTTGTGACACTGCTTTGGGCATAGCAGAAGATTTATCGTTGTAATAATAATAGCTACAGCATAGATCTGGCTCCATCACCAAGTTTACTTGTTTTTATCGCCGTGGGAAGTCATATGATTACTATAACAAAGGATTACTACAGCAGCCTACAAcacaaccaataaaaaaaaaaccacactTTCTCCCTTGCACAAAGTTAACTTATTCATAATTCGTGTCACACAAGACCATAATAACCATATATTGAAGAGTTGCAAACTTGGACTAAAAACAAACAGTTGATGGAGgaatcaaattaaatactacATGGTGCATAGACAATAATCAAATTCAGTGAATAGAGAT
It encodes the following:
- a CDS encoding 5'-nucleotidase / magnesium ion binding protein (5'-nucleotidases;magnesium ion binding; FUNCTIONS IN: magnesium ion binding, 5'-nucleotidase activity; INVOLVED IN: biological_process unknown; LOCATED IN: cytoplasm; EXPRESSED IN: 24 plant structures; EXPRESSED DURING: 15 growth stages; CONTAINS InterPro DOMAIN/s: HAD-superfamily hydrolase, subfamily IE (InterPro:IPR006434); Has 332 Blast hits to 332 proteins in 84 species: Archae - 4; Bacteria - 0; Metazoa - 264; Fungi - 0; Plants - 31; Viruses - 0; Other Eukaryotes - 33 (source: NCBI BLink).); the encoded protein is MRVISFCTRFHAPSSIRFSIVCHNHPQTHSSCYFRHDNHQMEPCELSANTVIAHPRALTDKMTLIRDAGPSKFQVIADFDATLTRYRVNGLRGRQTSHGLLQQGDAYYDAKRQALYDHYHPLEISPVIPIDEKTKLMEEWWGKTHELLIEGGLTYDAIKKSVANSSIAFREGVSELFEFLEKKEIPVLIFSAGLADVIEEVLRQNLDRTFKNVKIVSNRMVFNDDGQLVSFKGKLIHVLNKNEHALDMAAPLHDRLGVDIGEEDEENVNMKERRNVLLMGDHLGDLRMSDGLDYETRISIGFLNDNIEKSLESYRESFDLVYLNDAPMWGALELVSRLFSTEAS
- a CDS encoding gem-associated-like protein (unknown protein; Has 9 Blast hits to 7 proteins in 5 species: Archae - 0; Bacteria - 0; Metazoa - 4; Fungi - 2; Plants - 3; Viruses - 0; Other Eukaryotes - 0 (source: NCBI BLink).), whose product is MIMEEELQERNNNLSLDDIDLSLLRLTSPPYDYSPPSSLFSADEITPPLKRASPVSDESDLPKRRKLSPQNPIFTTSPPLFTSPETQTSSVHDTSRYTNLTSSVSEKQEATPSVTDTETMKMVNKCVEVMNRGETNYAYEKEQEELEEEEDCGGGMRIERSGDGFVIRLKCRCRQAFRVLFSDDHLYFKPL
- a CDS encoding Gag-Pol polyprotein/retrotransposon (unknown protein; Has 56 Blast hits to 54 proteins in 13 species: Archae - 0; Bacteria - 0; Metazoa - 0; Fungi - 0; Plants - 56; Viruses - 0; Other Eukaryotes - 0 (source: NCBI BLink).) gives rise to the protein MSVAGVHRFSLPLPPKCSLRTFSVLANGKRTQSLLPHHFSVFNQSHRLVTSLSHNVSNKSDAEAERSCDEGEMLDKNRISKKNPFVSEELLKKLKRYGLSGILSYGLLNTVYYSTAFLLVWFYVAPAPGKMGYLAAAERFLKVMAMVWAGSQVTKLIRIGGEHVKFLGDKHSRWMQDSRTCTCICSFDCYCRPYLVVMLLPMKNVDGCRAVALAPIVDRGLSWFTVKCNFESQGKAFGALVGICLGMALMLFIVVTLLWA
- a CDS encoding Gag-Pol polyprotein/retrotransposon (unknown protein; Has 65 Blast hits to 65 proteins in 18 species: Archae - 0; Bacteria - 0; Metazoa - 0; Fungi - 0; Plants - 62; Viruses - 0; Other Eukaryotes - 3 (source: NCBI BLink).), producing the protein MSVAGVHRFSLPLPPKCSLRTFSVLANGKRTQSLLPHHFSVFNQSHRLVTSLSHNVSNKSDAEAERSCDEGEMLDKNRISKKNPFVSEELLKKLKRYGLSGILSYGLLNTVYYSTAFLLVWFYVAPAPGKMGYLAAAERFLKVMAMVWAGSQVTKLIRIGGAVALAPIVDRGLSWFTVKCNFESQGKAFGALVGICLGMALMLFIVVTLLWA
- the PECT1 gene encoding phosphorylethanolamine cytidylyltransferase 1 (phosphorylethanolamine cytidylyltransferase 1 (PECT1); CONTAINS InterPro DOMAIN/s: Rossmann-like alpha/beta/alpha sandwich fold (InterPro:IPR014729), Cytidyltransferase-related (InterPro:IPR004821), Cytidylyltransferase (InterPro:IPR004820); BEST Arabidopsis thaliana protein match is: phosphorylcholine cytidylyltransferase (TAIR:AT2G32260.1); Has 10984 Blast hits to 6001 proteins in 1666 species: Archae - 316; Bacteria - 5963; Metazoa - 682; Fungi - 448; Plants - 283; Viruses - 6; Other Eukaryotes - 3286 (source: NCBI BLink).), whose protein sequence is MVWEKEKIVGSCIVGGAAFAVGASFLHLFLKGELPLGLGLGLSCPWRILRKRKPVRVYMDGCFDMMHYGHCNALRQARALGDQLVVGVVSDEEIIANKGPPVTPLHERMTMVKAVKWVDEVISDAPYAITEDFMKKLFDEYQIDYIIHGDDPCVLPDGTDAYALAKKAGRYKQIKRTEGVSSTDIVGRMLLCVRERSISDTHSRSSLQRQFSHGHSSPKFEDGASSAGTRVSHFLPTSRRIVQFSNGKGPGPDARIIYIDGAFDLFHAGHVEILRRARELGDFLLVGIHNDQTVSAKRGAHRPIMNLHERSLSVLACRYVDEVIIGAPWEVSRDTITTFDISLVVHGTVAESDDFRKEEDNPYSVPISMGIFQVLDSPLDITTSTIIRRIVANHEAYQKRNAKKEASEKKYYEQKSFVSGD
- a CDS encoding Gag-Pol polyprotein/retrotransposon (unknown protein; Has 54 Blast hits to 54 proteins in 13 species: Archae - 0; Bacteria - 0; Metazoa - 0; Fungi - 0; Plants - 54; Viruses - 0; Other Eukaryotes - 0 (source: NCBI BLink).), producing the protein MSVAGVHRFSLPLPPKCSLRTFSVLANGKRTQSLLPHHFSVFNQSHRLVTSLSHNVSNKSDAEAERSCDEGEMLDKNRISKKNPFVSEELLKKLKRYGLSGILSYGLLNTVYYSTAFLLVWFYVAPAPGKMGYLAAAERYGIFFSIS